A window from Planococcus maritimus encodes these proteins:
- the radA gene encoding DNA repair protein RadA, whose amino-acid sequence MAKKKIKFICQSCGYESAKWMGKCPGCAAWNTMTEETEVAAPKGTRGAFQHSAPQIAQKATPINSIETKEEPRTKTEMEELNRVLGGGIVSGSLVLIGGDPGIGKSTLLLQVSALLAKAGKKVLYISGEESIRQTKMRAERLDAVSGDLLIFAETNLELIHHTIEEVEPDFVIVDSIQTVYHPEVTSAPGSVTQVRESTAELMRVAKTKNIAIFLVGHVTKEGQIAGPRILEHMVDTVLYFEGERHHTYRILRSVKNRFGSTNEIAIFEMLQGGLKEVLNPSELFLQERSSGTAGSTVVASMEGTRPILVEIQALVTPSSFNYPKRMATGIDQNRVSLLMAVLEKRVGLMLQSQDAYIKVAGGVKLDEPAIDLAVLASIVSSFRDIAPKVDDCIIGEVGLTGEVRRVSRIEQRVQEAAKLGFKRAIIPNSNMGGWDFPEGIRVVGVETINEALKELFPQQ is encoded by the coding sequence ATGGCGAAGAAAAAAATAAAGTTCATCTGCCAATCCTGTGGTTATGAGTCTGCGAAGTGGATGGGGAAATGTCCGGGTTGTGCAGCTTGGAATACGATGACAGAAGAGACCGAAGTGGCAGCACCGAAAGGCACGAGAGGCGCATTCCAGCACAGCGCGCCGCAAATTGCCCAAAAAGCGACACCGATCAATTCGATTGAAACAAAAGAAGAGCCGCGAACAAAAACGGAGATGGAAGAGCTCAACCGTGTACTTGGCGGTGGAATCGTTTCCGGGTCGCTCGTGCTAATTGGCGGCGATCCAGGAATCGGGAAGTCCACTTTACTCTTGCAAGTGTCCGCATTGCTTGCGAAAGCGGGCAAGAAAGTGCTGTATATTTCAGGTGAGGAATCCATCCGTCAGACGAAGATGCGGGCAGAGAGGTTAGATGCAGTGTCTGGAGATTTATTGATTTTTGCGGAAACCAATTTGGAGCTGATTCATCATACGATTGAAGAAGTAGAGCCAGATTTTGTGATTGTCGATTCGATTCAGACAGTCTATCATCCGGAAGTGACGTCTGCGCCAGGCAGTGTGACGCAAGTGCGCGAGAGCACAGCGGAATTGATGAGGGTGGCGAAAACCAAAAACATCGCGATTTTCCTTGTCGGCCACGTGACGAAAGAAGGCCAAATTGCAGGACCGCGTATTTTGGAACACATGGTGGATACGGTGTTGTATTTTGAAGGAGAACGTCATCACACGTACCGGATCTTGCGCAGCGTCAAAAACCGTTTTGGCTCGACGAATGAAATCGCGATTTTTGAAATGCTGCAAGGCGGGTTAAAGGAAGTATTGAACCCATCCGAGCTATTTCTACAGGAACGTTCGAGCGGAACGGCAGGATCGACAGTGGTCGCTTCGATGGAAGGGACAAGGCCAATCCTGGTGGAGATTCAGGCATTGGTTACACCATCAAGCTTTAATTACCCGAAGCGGATGGCGACAGGAATTGATCAGAACCGGGTGTCGTTATTGATGGCGGTACTGGAGAAGCGCGTCGGGTTGATGTTGCAGTCACAAGATGCATATATCAAAGTAGCAGGCGGCGTAAAGCTGGATGAACCAGCGATCGATTTAGCAGTGCTCGCGAGCATTGTTTCGAGTTTCCGGGATATTGCGCCGAAAGTAGATGATTGCATTATCGGTGAAGTCGGATTGACTGGCGAAGTGCGGCGGGTATCGCGCATCGAGCAACGCGTGCAGGAAGCGGCGAAACTTGGGTTTAAACGCGCTATTATTCCAAATTCAAATATGGGTGGCTGGGATTTTCCGGAAGGAATACGCGTCGTAGGTGTGGAAACTATAAACGAGGCGCTGAAGGAATTATTCCCACAACAATGA
- a CDS encoding ATP-dependent Clp protease ATP-binding subunit — MMFNRFTQRAQKVLQLAQEEAIRMKHESIGTEHILLGLIREGGGIAAKALEAIEVNTQLIEDGVKELVGVGEKDVGPIVHYTPRAKKVIELSVDESRKLGHSYIGTEHLLLALIREGEGVAARVLGNAGVSLNKARQQVLQLLGSNEQASTGTSPNASANTPTLDGLARDLTQVAREGSLDPVIGRSDEITRVIEVLSRRTKNNPVLIGEPGVGKTAIAEGLAQQIVNNEIPETLRDKRVMVLDMGTVVAGTKYRGEFEDRLKKVMDEIRQAGNVILFIDELHTLIGAGGAEGAIDASNILKPSLARGELQCIGATTLDEYRKYIEKDAALERRFQPIQVDEPSVEESIEIIKGLRDRYEAHHRVKITDEAIVAAAKMSDRYISDRFLPDKAIDLIDEAGSKVRLRSYTTPPDLKELEARLEAARSEKNEAVQSQEFEKAASLRDAEQKLKDELDQTKKEWKEKQGKEESEVTVEDIAKVVSMWTGVPVSRLAQTESDKLLNLEQILHSRVIGQDEAVTSISKAIRRARAGLKDPKRPIGSFIFLGPTGVGKTELAKALAESMFGDEDAMIRIDMSEYMERHTTSRLVGSPPGYVGYEEGGQLTEKVRRKPYSVVLLDEIEKAHPEVFNILLQVLEDGHLTDSKGRRVDFRNTVIIMTSNVGAQELKYNKYVGFNLEDSKTDYKDMKGKMLAELKKAFRPEFLNRVDDMIVFHSLEKNDLRKIVELMTQQLTARLKEQDIDLELTEAALDKIAKEGYDPEYGARPLRRSLQKYVEDRLSEELLKGTAIAGQKIIFDVKDEEFFVRTNEEAVKKS, encoded by the coding sequence ATGATGTTCAACCGATTCACACAACGCGCACAAAAAGTTCTTCAATTAGCCCAAGAAGAGGCAATCCGCATGAAGCACGAATCGATCGGAACTGAGCATATTCTGCTTGGTTTGATCCGAGAAGGTGGCGGAATCGCTGCAAAAGCTCTTGAAGCGATTGAAGTGAATACACAATTGATCGAAGATGGTGTTAAAGAATTAGTGGGAGTCGGAGAAAAAGATGTCGGCCCGATTGTTCATTATACGCCGCGAGCTAAAAAAGTCATTGAACTGTCTGTTGATGAATCTCGTAAGCTTGGCCATTCTTATATCGGAACTGAGCATTTATTGCTTGCGCTTATCCGTGAAGGGGAAGGCGTCGCTGCACGTGTACTCGGCAATGCCGGTGTCAGCTTGAACAAAGCCCGCCAGCAAGTATTGCAGTTGCTTGGCAGTAACGAGCAAGCATCAACTGGCACAAGCCCAAATGCTTCGGCCAACACACCAACTCTAGATGGTCTAGCACGCGATTTGACACAAGTCGCGCGTGAAGGTAGCTTGGATCCGGTGATCGGGCGCAGTGATGAAATCACGCGTGTGATTGAAGTATTGAGCCGTAGAACGAAAAACAACCCGGTATTGATTGGGGAGCCAGGTGTCGGTAAAACGGCCATTGCAGAAGGGCTTGCGCAACAGATTGTTAATAATGAAATTCCAGAAACTTTGCGTGATAAACGCGTCATGGTACTGGATATGGGAACGGTTGTTGCCGGAACGAAATACCGCGGTGAATTTGAAGACCGCTTGAAAAAAGTGATGGATGAAATTCGCCAAGCGGGAAATGTCATTCTCTTCATTGATGAGCTTCATACCTTAATCGGTGCTGGTGGGGCTGAAGGCGCAATTGATGCTTCGAATATCTTGAAGCCTTCCCTTGCACGTGGTGAGTTGCAGTGCATTGGTGCGACCACGCTTGATGAATACCGCAAATACATCGAAAAAGATGCAGCGCTTGAGCGTCGCTTCCAGCCTATCCAAGTGGATGAGCCATCGGTTGAGGAATCCATTGAGATCATCAAAGGGTTGCGTGACCGTTACGAGGCGCATCACCGTGTGAAAATTACCGATGAAGCGATTGTTGCGGCAGCTAAAATGTCTGACCGTTACATTTCCGACCGCTTCTTGCCGGATAAAGCGATTGATTTGATCGATGAGGCCGGTTCAAAAGTGCGCTTGCGTTCGTATACGACTCCACCTGATTTGAAAGAGCTTGAAGCTCGTCTCGAAGCTGCGCGTTCTGAAAAGAATGAAGCGGTACAGAGCCAGGAATTCGAAAAGGCGGCTTCTCTTCGCGATGCCGAGCAGAAACTGAAAGATGAGCTCGATCAGACGAAGAAAGAATGGAAAGAAAAACAAGGCAAAGAAGAATCTGAAGTGACAGTCGAAGATATCGCAAAAGTTGTCTCTATGTGGACAGGCGTGCCGGTATCGAGATTAGCACAGACAGAATCTGATAAATTGCTGAATCTAGAGCAGATTCTCCATAGCCGTGTCATCGGCCAAGATGAAGCAGTGACGTCGATTTCGAAAGCGATCCGCCGTGCACGTGCCGGGTTGAAAGATCCAAAACGTCCGATCGGCTCATTCATTTTCCTAGGGCCTACGGGTGTCGGTAAAACGGAACTCGCGAAAGCTTTGGCCGAGTCAATGTTCGGAGATGAAGATGCCATGATTCGCATCGATATGTCCGAATACATGGAACGCCATACGACTTCACGCCTTGTGGGTTCACCTCCGGGTTACGTTGGATATGAAGAAGGCGGCCAATTGACGGAGAAAGTCCGCAGAAAGCCGTATTCAGTAGTCTTGCTAGACGAAATTGAGAAAGCACACCCTGAAGTCTTCAACATCCTGTTGCAAGTGCTTGAAGATGGCCATTTGACCGATTCGAAAGGACGCCGCGTCGATTTCCGCAATACGGTGATCATTATGACATCGAACGTCGGTGCACAAGAACTGAAATACAATAAATATGTTGGTTTCAACTTGGAAGATTCGAAAACGGATTACAAAGACATGAAAGGCAAGATGCTTGCGGAACTGAAGAAAGCGTTCCGTCCGGAATTCTTGAACCGTGTCGATGATATGATCGTCTTCCATTCACTTGAAAAGAACGACTTGCGCAAGATTGTCGAGCTGATGACGCAGCAGTTGACGGCCCGTTTGAAAGAACAGGACATCGACTTGGAGCTAACCGAAGCAGCGCTTGATAAAATTGCCAAAGAGGGGTATGATCCGGAATACGGAGCACGTCCTTTGCGCCGCTCACTTCAAAAATATGTCGAAGACCGTTTGTCTGAAGAGTTGCTGAAAGGTACAGCGATTGCCGGGCAAAAAATTATCTTCGATGTAAAAGACGAAGAATTCTTCGTCCGTACGAATGAAGAGGCCGTGAAGAAATCGTAA